The Bacillus basilensis genome includes a region encoding these proteins:
- a CDS encoding DUF6044 family protein, whose translation MFLNQNKKEKKLLVFAASILILYLSPLFILGENAHIRVHDNLDSNLSWYKILARSEEIIGPIDATIPQVINNQLSRNAFSTEFSGIVWLYAFFPTMVAYALSQTITRVFAFIGMYVLLKHHFLPREEWMVISVGVSLAFALTPFWASGMLSTLGMPLVLWAFLNIRKGARSWKNYFILTLIPLYSSIVLGFFFFLSSIGMLWLVDLVIKKEWNFRFLFSIIYMTLIYMIVEYRLVSSFFLSTAPNSRDEYFHATLSLWRSLRLTVKNFLLGHTHVMTVHTFVILPAILIALYFIITKKKWKEEKAFVFLFWFNIALSIWYAFWFYKGWLPLTKRFHILDTFNFARYHFLRPLVIYVLFALGLKVLWLQGKIWRHAATSFVIAQIILLGFFNEEFIFQSKPSVKEFFAEKQFQEIKEYIGLPLEQYRVASIGLHPAIAQYNGFYTLDTYNNFYPLSYKYEFRKIIEKELAKNKTIRTYFDEWGGRCYIFTNELGKHYTFKKNSKKRLENLQLNIEHFKKMGGRYMFSAVPIENAAENHLSLQNIFTSNTSAWKIYLYKAV comes from the coding sequence ATGTTTTTAAACCAGAATAAAAAAGAAAAAAAGTTACTTGTTTTTGCAGCCAGTATACTCATTCTTTATTTGTCTCCTTTATTTATTCTCGGAGAAAATGCGCATATTCGCGTTCATGATAATCTTGATTCCAATTTATCATGGTATAAGATTTTGGCAAGGAGCGAAGAGATAATAGGTCCGATTGATGCTACAATTCCACAGGTGATAAACAATCAATTATCAAGAAACGCATTTAGTACGGAATTTAGTGGTATTGTTTGGTTATATGCTTTTTTTCCAACTATGGTTGCGTATGCATTAAGTCAAACGATTACAAGAGTATTTGCTTTTATAGGGATGTATGTTCTTTTAAAACATCATTTTCTACCTAGAGAGGAATGGATGGTCATCTCAGTAGGAGTTTCATTAGCTTTTGCTCTTACTCCTTTTTGGGCGTCAGGAATGCTTAGTACTCTCGGAATGCCTCTTGTACTTTGGGCATTTTTAAATATTCGAAAGGGAGCAAGATCGTGGAAGAACTATTTCATACTTACTCTCATTCCTCTATATTCGAGTATTGTTTTGGGGTTTTTCTTTTTTTTAAGCAGCATAGGGATGCTTTGGTTAGTGGATTTAGTAATAAAAAAAGAATGGAACTTTCGTTTTCTTTTTTCAATTATTTATATGACGCTCATTTACATGATTGTAGAATATCGCTTAGTATCTTCCTTCTTTTTATCTACTGCACCTAACAGTAGAGATGAATATTTTCATGCAACATTATCGTTATGGCGATCTCTCCGCCTTACAGTGAAAAATTTCCTTTTAGGACATACACATGTCATGACAGTCCATACTTTTGTTATTTTACCTGCTATACTTATTGCGTTGTATTTTATCATTACTAAGAAAAAATGGAAGGAAGAAAAAGCCTTTGTTTTTTTGTTCTGGTTTAACATAGCTTTGTCAATTTGGTATGCTTTTTGGTTTTATAAAGGTTGGCTTCCATTAACAAAACGTTTTCATATTTTGGATACATTTAATTTTGCACGTTATCATTTTTTGCGCCCGTTAGTCATCTATGTTTTATTTGCTCTTGGATTAAAAGTTTTATGGTTACAAGGGAAAATATGGAGACACGCTGCAACAAGTTTTGTAATAGCTCAAATTATTTTGTTAGGCTTTTTTAATGAGGAATTTATTTTTCAAAGTAAACCTTCAGTAAAGGAATTTTTTGCAGAAAAACAATTTCAGGAGATAAAAGAGTATATCGGTTTACCTTTGGAGCAGTACCGTGTCGCTAGTATTGGTTTACATCCTGCTATCGCTCAGTACAACGGATTCTATACACTTGATACATATAACAATTTTTATCCGCTATCATATAAATATGAATTTCGTAAAATAATCGAGAAGGAATTAGCGAAAAATAAAACGATTCGTACGTATTTTGACGAGTGGGGTGGCCGCTGTTATATTTTCACCAATGAACTTGGAAAACACTATACGTTTAAGAAAAACTCGAAAAAACGCCTGGAAAATTTACAACTAAATATAGAGCATTTTAAAAAAATGGGTGGTCGATACATGTTTTCTGCTGTCCCTATTGAAAATGCAGCAGAAAACCATTTATCACTCCAGAACATATTTACATCAAACACATCCGCTTGGAAAATTTATTTATATAAAGCAGTTTAG
- a CDS encoding GMC family oxidoreductase, with amino-acid sequence MSKKYIFDYIVIGAGTAGGVIAKKLTDDKCTSVLVLEAGTNMPNSSPSILAAVNVANENKLSFNALSKIEENIGRQLRLLGGRVIGGGSQHNFMAAVRGSRDLYDAWAQLVESNAWNYDSIRSLFIENETYTGMTQSPQERRSNGPIFIRQQDIPDQGLIQTLAQATSDVLGIPIVEDYNTGIRDCTFFKTQFIQQEIEDGKFVRSSTATGYLNESIVTQGNESQPDEFGVDQRKLVIFAKTTVDKILFKEKKGDSIAIGVQYVRNGVSQRSYARKGVIVSAGMFSSVVLQRSGIGKATDLAEAGISTLVENDNVGHNFQTQYAIGMGVEVETTRLLQILSADPDQPIALGAFKKEIGLGGRRLQMIGLPLPFFIPIQDIFINQWQFNPNNPSNIMSFGMADLNPKSKGKITVAHSDPEAYPLINFNPLDNLDDLNFMVDQYIKTFNIAMKARELDPNGIYNVVYPPENIFNLTNEEEKRTLLANYVKASYTNLAHYGGQCKMGKSIEDGVVNESLNVFGTKNLKVADLSISPILPDGNTSIPSQMIGLNAVRFIREDPFPYVVDDKEIKDYECKLIRNKK; translated from the coding sequence ATATCAAAAAAATATATTTTTGATTACATCGTGATTGGTGCCGGTACTGCCGGAGGGGTAATTGCTAAAAAATTAACGGATGATAAATGTACTTCCGTGCTTGTTCTTGAAGCAGGAACGAATATGCCAAACAGTAGCCCTTCTATTTTGGCAGCAGTAAATGTAGCTAATGAGAATAAGCTGTCTTTTAACGCTCTTTCTAAAATAGAGGAAAATATTGGGCGTCAGCTTAGATTATTGGGTGGTAGAGTAATTGGTGGAGGCTCGCAACATAATTTTATGGCTGCAGTACGTGGCAGTCGTGATCTTTATGATGCATGGGCACAATTAGTTGAAAGTAACGCATGGAATTACGATAGTATTCGCTCATTATTTATTGAAAATGAAACGTATACAGGAATGACACAAAGCCCTCAAGAACGTAGAAGTAACGGCCCTATTTTTATTAGACAACAAGACATTCCTGATCAAGGATTAATCCAAACCTTAGCACAAGCTACTTCAGATGTTTTAGGTATACCGATTGTTGAAGATTACAATACAGGCATAAGAGATTGTACATTTTTCAAAACACAATTTATTCAACAAGAAATAGAAGATGGAAAATTTGTCCGTTCCTCTACTGCAACTGGATATTTAAATGAAAGTATTGTCACACAGGGGAATGAATCCCAGCCAGATGAGTTTGGGGTTGATCAGAGAAAATTGGTCATTTTTGCAAAGACAACAGTGGATAAAATTCTATTTAAAGAAAAAAAAGGAGATAGCATTGCAATTGGCGTTCAATACGTTAGGAACGGGGTGTCACAACGAAGTTATGCCAGAAAAGGAGTCATTGTCTCCGCAGGTATGTTTTCCTCAGTTGTTTTACAACGTTCTGGAATCGGCAAAGCGACTGATTTGGCTGAAGCAGGGATTTCAACATTAGTAGAAAACGATAATGTTGGCCACAATTTTCAAACTCAGTATGCTATTGGGATGGGAGTAGAAGTAGAAACAACCCGTCTTCTACAGATATTGTCTGCTGACCCTGATCAGCCAATAGCACTAGGTGCTTTTAAAAAGGAAATAGGGCTTGGTGGTCGTCGCCTTCAAATGATAGGGCTTCCACTGCCATTCTTTATCCCGATTCAAGACATATTTATTAATCAATGGCAATTTAACCCGAACAATCCGAGCAATATTATGAGTTTTGGGATGGCAGACCTTAACCCGAAAAGTAAAGGTAAGATTACAGTCGCACATAGCGATCCAGAAGCTTATCCATTGATTAATTTTAATCCATTAGACAATCTTGATGACTTAAATTTTATGGTGGATCAATATATTAAGACTTTCAATATTGCGATGAAAGCTCGTGAACTAGATCCAAATGGTATTTATAATGTTGTATACCCTCCTGAAAATATATTTAATTTAACTAACGAAGAAGAAAAACGAACTCTACTTGCTAATTATGTCAAGGCCAGCTACACAAATCTCGCTCATTATGGAGGACAGTGTAAAATGGGTAAGAGTATTGAAGATGGGGTTGTTAACGAATCTCTGAATGTCTTTGGAACCAAAAATCTTAAAGTCGCTGATCTTTCCATTTCTCCGATTTTACCGGACGGCAATACGTCAATACCATCCCAAATGATAGGATTGAATGCAGTACGTTTTATTCGAGAGGATCCTTTCCCATATGTGGTGGATGATAAGGAAATTAAAGATTATGAATGTAAATTGATAAGAAATAAAAAATGA
- a CDS encoding DUF421 domain-containing protein — MSHLPEWALVILRSVFLLIVLFTITKCLGKRQISQLSFFEYVAGMTIGGIAAQVSTGLNQKIFHGVFAILIFALVPFFVGILSLKNKAARDFFEGKSTVLIKDGKILEDNLKKEKYTSDELLELLRGNGAFSISEVEFAVLEPSGELNVLLKKESQPLTAKDIGLKVPNKKEPQTVIMDGNVLDEPLSASGHNRAWLHSELEKLGVVIENVFLGQVDSYGQLTIDIYNDKLQMPSPQNKPLLLASLKKCHADLELFSLETKSKTASEMYSKNAQQIEAILNKVTYLLKE, encoded by the coding sequence ATGTCTCACCTACCCGAATGGGCGCTTGTCATTCTCCGCTCTGTATTCTTATTAATTGTTTTATTTACTATCACAAAATGTTTAGGAAAAAGGCAAATCTCTCAACTTTCCTTTTTTGAGTACGTAGCTGGAATGACAATCGGTGGTATCGCCGCTCAAGTATCTACAGGGCTAAACCAAAAAATTTTCCATGGCGTCTTTGCCATACTTATTTTCGCTTTGGTACCTTTTTTCGTAGGAATTCTTTCCTTAAAAAACAAAGCCGCGAGAGATTTCTTTGAAGGGAAGTCTACAGTTTTAATAAAGGATGGCAAAATACTTGAGGATAATTTAAAGAAAGAAAAGTATACCAGTGATGAATTACTTGAACTTCTCAGAGGAAACGGAGCCTTTAGCATATCCGAAGTAGAATTTGCAGTCTTAGAACCAAGCGGAGAATTAAATGTATTATTAAAGAAAGAATCTCAACCACTTACAGCAAAAGATATTGGCTTGAAAGTACCAAATAAAAAGGAACCACAAACTGTTATTATGGATGGAAATGTACTAGATGAACCTCTTTCAGCTAGTGGGCATAACCGCGCTTGGTTACATTCTGAACTAGAAAAACTCGGTGTTGTCATTGAAAATGTCTTTCTCGGTCAAGTTGATTCATACGGACAACTTACGATCGACATTTATAATGATAAACTCCAAATGCCCTCTCCTCAAAACAAACCTTTATTATTGGCATCTTTAAAAAAATGCCATGCTGATCTTGAACTATTTTCTTTAGAAACGAAATCAAAAACGGCAAGTGAAATGTATAGTAAAAATGCACAACAAATTGAAGCTATTTTAAACAAGGTAACCTACCTTCTAAAGGAATAA
- a CDS encoding DMT family transporter, which yields MTIFMYIFCLLVWGLNFIAVKIQGTPVSLELSLTYRLVMTALLFLILVWFLRPRGMPTRIDIPFVIVFGVCNFALSYLCLYYATILSSAAIVTLVFSLKVILTPITLRIFLKEELHSRVLVGGIFGVLGVCILIYPNLNNFQGANDIKGIMFAILGTLLTAIGDACSARNASHKVNPIYANTIGFTVSSILMGVIVLFQGQEFVFPTSFSYLFVLLYLTLVASFVAWLFYLKLVEKIGGARSGYMVALFPVIGGIASVLIGESDPSLYLFAGCFSSCIGAAIALGFRTRKQVAKFALKRVN from the coding sequence ATGACAATATTTATGTACATATTTTGTTTGCTTGTATGGGGACTCAACTTTATTGCAGTAAAAATTCAAGGAACTCCTGTCAGCCTAGAATTATCCTTAACTTATCGTCTTGTTATGACAGCCTTATTATTTTTGATTCTTGTTTGGTTCCTTCGACCAAGAGGGATGCCAACAAGAATAGATATCCCATTTGTAATAGTTTTTGGTGTATGTAACTTTGCATTAAGCTATTTATGCCTTTATTACGCCACAATTTTGAGTTCTGCCGCAATCGTAACATTGGTTTTTTCATTAAAAGTGATTTTGACCCCGATTACCCTTCGGATTTTTTTAAAAGAAGAGTTACATTCACGCGTTTTGGTTGGGGGGATTTTTGGTGTATTAGGCGTATGTATTCTCATCTATCCGAACTTGAACAACTTTCAAGGGGCCAATGACATAAAAGGAATTATGTTTGCGATCTTAGGTACACTTCTTACAGCAATAGGTGATGCCTGCTCGGCACGAAATGCAAGTCACAAGGTGAATCCTATCTATGCAAATACCATTGGATTTACAGTGAGCAGTATATTGATGGGAGTAATTGTATTATTTCAAGGACAAGAATTTGTATTTCCAACATCGTTTTCATATTTATTTGTGTTGCTATATTTAACTCTGGTTGCTTCATTTGTAGCATGGTTATTCTATTTGAAGCTTGTAGAAAAAATTGGAGGAGCTCGAAGTGGCTATATGGTTGCACTTTTCCCGGTAATTGGAGGAATAGCTTCCGTTTTAATCGGTGAGTCAGATCCATCATTGTATTTGTTTGCTGGTTGTTTTTCTAGTTGTATTGGCGCTGCTATCGCATTAGGGTTTAGAACTCGGAAACAGGTTGCGAAGTTTGCTCTAAAAAGAGTGAATTAA
- a CDS encoding HD-GYP domain-containing protein — protein MIKGIKNIETKEPIKVFLFVPCIILLFDNIYHYFILRKDFSLQKFLFELVFLFIFISCILYNKYLQKMNKQVLTKYIFLGVSIIYLLTYDFIFTRSPNTSLHVPYLECFLVISSPLFLSIRFLLWVSISMICRFIIAIYYFHVNYPIKLVLLFITIIITSFFVFLSLKFLVQKIKVSYEKQMKETALSVMRIMELKDPYTRGHSERVANYATILARETNEYDDNSLKQFHFICLLHDIGKIGIPDEVLKKASSLTEDEYNIIKAHPQLGLEVFKNISLIKGSEDIILSHHERWDGNGYPQKLKENQIPLCARIVAIADAFDAMTSSRAYRSALSPEEAYKRIIKGSGTQFDPSIVEVFKKVFPLWEKMAQKSFS, from the coding sequence ATGATTAAAGGCATTAAAAATATTGAAACTAAGGAACCCATAAAAGTGTTTTTATTCGTTCCTTGTATTATTCTTTTATTTGATAATATTTATCATTACTTTATTCTTAGGAAGGATTTCTCGCTACAGAAATTTTTATTTGAACTAGTATTTTTATTTATTTTTATTTCATGCATTTTATATAACAAGTATTTACAAAAAATGAATAAACAAGTGTTAACAAAATACATTTTTCTTGGTGTTAGTATTATTTATCTTCTAACATACGACTTTATATTTACACGTAGTCCAAATACTTCTTTACATGTGCCTTATCTAGAATGCTTCTTAGTAATTTCTTCACCTTTATTTTTAAGTATTCGTTTTCTTCTATGGGTGTCTATTTCTATGATATGTAGATTTATAATCGCTATTTATTATTTTCACGTTAACTATCCAATAAAATTAGTATTATTGTTTATAACAATTATTATTACGTCATTTTTTGTGTTTCTTTCATTAAAATTTTTAGTGCAAAAAATAAAAGTATCCTATGAAAAACAAATGAAAGAAACAGCTTTATCGGTAATGAGGATAATGGAATTAAAGGATCCATACACTAGAGGGCATAGTGAACGTGTAGCAAATTATGCTACTATTCTTGCTAGGGAAACAAATGAATATGATGATAATTCTTTAAAACAATTTCATTTTATTTGTTTATTACATGATATAGGGAAAATAGGTATTCCTGATGAAGTTTTAAAGAAGGCGTCTTCTCTCACAGAAGACGAATATAATATTATTAAGGCACACCCACAATTAGGATTAGAAGTTTTCAAAAATATATCTTTAATAAAAGGTAGTGAAGACATAATTCTTTCTCATCATGAAAGATGGGATGGAAATGGTTATCCTCAAAAATTAAAGGAAAATCAAATACCGTTATGTGCAAGAATTGTTGCGATAGCAGACGCATTCGACGCAATGACTTCTTCAAGAGCATATCGTTCAGCCCTATCTCCTGAAGAAGCTTATAAACGTATCATAAAAGGATCCGGTACACAATTTGATCCATCTATAGTAGAGGTTTTCAAAAAGGTATTTCCTTTATGGGAAAAAATGGCACAAAAGTCTTTTAGTTAA
- a CDS encoding serine/threonine protein kinase: MSINNFVGLIKDELLKEVSIRSEDEFEPVVVKDIPRLWKCLGKGNYAAVFIHKEYKDWVVKVYAREGEGIEKESEVYRRIGNHPSYSKLIYKGENFIVLRRLKDITLYDAIHKGIKIPKQVILDINEALEYARKQGLTPCDVHGKNVMMENGRGYVVDVSDFLKTKEDSKWRDLEKAYFTFYLPFIYKLPLPVKIPYFMLNIVRRSYRKYSKLKKKFKL; the protein is encoded by the coding sequence ATGAGTATAAATAATTTTGTGGGATTGATAAAGGACGAATTATTAAAAGAGGTAAGCATAAGAAGCGAGGATGAATTCGAGCCTGTAGTAGTTAAAGATATTCCTAGACTTTGGAAGTGTTTAGGGAAAGGTAATTATGCCGCAGTATTCATACACAAAGAATACAAAGATTGGGTAGTGAAAGTTTACGCGCGAGAAGGAGAAGGAATTGAAAAAGAGTCAGAAGTATACCGCAGAATCGGAAATCATCCTTCTTATTCAAAGCTTATATATAAAGGAGAAAATTTCATAGTATTGAGACGTTTAAAAGATATTACCTTATACGATGCTATTCATAAGGGGATTAAAATTCCTAAGCAGGTAATCCTTGATATCAATGAAGCTTTAGAGTATGCAAGAAAACAAGGATTAACTCCTTGTGATGTTCACGGGAAAAATGTGATGATGGAAAACGGAAGGGGATATGTAGTCGATGTATCTGATTTCTTAAAAACAAAAGAAGATAGTAAGTGGAGAGACCTAGAAAAGGCATATTTTACATTTTACTTGCCCTTCATTTATAAATTGCCTCTCCCTGTTAAAATACCGTATTTCATGTTAAACATTGTTAGACGTTCATATAGAAAATATTCGAAGCTTAAAAAGAAATTCAAATTGTAA
- a CDS encoding WYL domain-containing protein produces the protein MGEYKIPIIISKEIFYLETVEQFYKRIYDNMSLQEEEQNKYIIGTFGEMEIDFLVQYFLSFGKKINIIFPEILRSKYKEYLKEILVNCYEIENSSPTD, from the coding sequence GTGGGGGAATATAAAATTCCGATAATTATTAGTAAAGAAATTTTTTACTTAGAGACAGTTGAACAGTTCTATAAACGCATTTACGATAACATGTCTCTTCAAGAAGAAGAACAAAACAAATACATTATTGGGACTTTTGGAGAAATGGAGATCGATTTTCTGGTTCAGTATTTTTTGTCTTTCGGTAAAAAAATTAATATCATTTTTCCAGAAATCCTACGCTCCAAATATAAGGAATATTTAAAAGAAATATTGGTGAATTGTTATGAAATAGAAAATAGTTCACCTACAGATTAG
- a CDS encoding PLP-dependent aminotransferase family protein encodes MNELIFNINRESNTPMYQQVYQYIRTQILSGKLEKGTKLPSIRQLAIQLEVSRNTTQVAYEQLQSEGYIRSENKKGFFVEATISDETLNYGPTREQHHETNRAATKTIDFKIGTVDQENFPLKKWRMLTNKIIKDSSMFSYGEKQGDIKLRKVLADYLFQSRGVNTSAEQIIIGSSTQHLLLLLSLLLKQDYHYLAVEDPGYNVARELFVLQSFIIDPIPVKEKGIQVDLLLKSPSRLLYVTPTHHFPYGVTIPVNERLKLIQWAKRVDGYIIEDDYDSEFRYIHQPIPSLQSLDSNDRVVYLGTFSKALLPSIRVSYMVLPRRLTSEYKKILPLLEQTSSSIHQRTLATFMNEGYWYSHLRKMKALYKRKMNLLNRELLKNFKNYVEIKGGSSGIFVIIEVKTEMSEKMLIERAYEHGIVVYPCSKYFSNYIPRYPHIQLGLGNLCEKKIIEGVSQLAKIWL; translated from the coding sequence ATGAATGAACTAATATTTAATATCAATCGAGAAAGTAACACTCCTATGTACCAACAAGTTTATCAATACATACGTACTCAGATTTTATCTGGTAAATTAGAAAAGGGTACAAAATTACCATCGATTAGACAGCTTGCTATCCAATTAGAGGTCAGCAGAAACACAACTCAAGTAGCCTATGAACAACTGCAATCGGAAGGATATATTCGAAGTGAGAACAAAAAGGGATTTTTTGTAGAGGCTACTATATCGGATGAGACGCTTAATTATGGACCCACTAGAGAACAGCATCATGAAACAAATCGCGCTGCCACAAAAACTATTGACTTTAAGATTGGGACAGTGGATCAAGAAAACTTCCCTTTGAAAAAATGGAGAATGCTTACAAACAAAATCATTAAAGACTCTAGCATGTTTTCATACGGAGAAAAACAAGGCGACATTAAATTAAGGAAGGTACTAGCAGATTACTTATTTCAATCAAGAGGAGTTAATACTTCTGCAGAACAAATTATTATTGGCAGTAGCACACAGCACTTGTTATTACTTTTATCGCTGTTGTTAAAGCAAGACTATCATTATCTGGCAGTAGAAGACCCTGGATATAATGTGGCAAGGGAACTTTTTGTTCTTCAATCATTTATCATTGATCCAATCCCGGTAAAAGAAAAAGGCATCCAAGTCGATCTCCTTTTAAAATCGCCTTCCAGACTTTTATATGTCACTCCTACTCACCACTTTCCATATGGAGTGACTATCCCTGTGAATGAAAGATTAAAGTTAATTCAATGGGCAAAAAGGGTGGACGGATATATTATTGAGGATGATTATGATAGTGAATTTCGGTACATCCATCAACCTATACCATCTCTTCAAAGTTTAGATTCTAATGATAGGGTGGTTTATTTGGGAACTTTTTCAAAAGCACTTTTACCCTCTATCCGTGTCAGTTATATGGTTTTGCCTAGGAGGCTAACAAGTGAATATAAAAAGATACTCCCTTTGCTTGAGCAAACATCCTCATCTATTCATCAGCGAACACTGGCGACCTTTATGAATGAAGGATATTGGTACTCACACTTAAGGAAGATGAAAGCTTTGTATAAACGTAAAATGAATCTATTGAATAGGGAATTATTAAAAAATTTTAAGAATTATGTTGAAATAAAAGGTGGTAGCTCCGGAATTTTCGTTATTATTGAAGTGAAAACAGAAATGAGTGAAAAAATGCTAATTGAAAGGGCATATGAACACGGAATTGTAGTTTATCCTTGTTCAAAATATTTCTCGAACTATATACCACGATATCCACATATTCAACTTGGATTGGGTAATTTATGTGAAAAAAAGATAATAGAAGGAGTTTCTCAATTAGCAAAAATTTGGCTGTAA
- a CDS encoding alpha/beta fold hydrolase — MPTLNVDGSSLYYTVKGKGIPIVFIHPPVLTCVNFEYQIEELSKEFKVIAFDIRGHGRSRYSRQPITYPLIVEDIKRLLDHLEIKKAFICGYSTGSSVALEFLLTYVDSALGGILIGGMSEVKDGYLKNKISLGVKLAKTGAVSFLALSISWGNSNTHKLFRKMFKEARKGNAQNIEQYYRYSLHYNCTDLLRNIELPVLLVYGKKDKSFYDHAKLLHGELPCNELKFIDNVKHQIPTKAAKGLNEMIKQFVFTRTEMNREETFSLPVKK, encoded by the coding sequence ATGCCAACGTTGAATGTGGACGGTAGTAGTTTGTATTATACCGTTAAGGGAAAAGGGATTCCTATTGTTTTTATTCATCCGCCTGTACTCACTTGTGTAAATTTTGAGTACCAAATAGAGGAATTATCTAAAGAGTTTAAAGTGATCGCTTTTGATATTAGAGGACATGGAAGGAGTCGATATTCAAGACAACCGATAACCTATCCGCTGATTGTTGAAGATATTAAACGTTTATTAGATCATTTGGAAATCAAAAAAGCCTTCATATGCGGATATTCGACCGGAAGCTCTGTCGCATTAGAATTTTTGTTGACTTATGTCGATAGTGCCTTAGGGGGTATTCTAATCGGAGGAATGTCAGAAGTGAAGGATGGATATCTTAAGAATAAGATTTCACTAGGCGTGAAACTTGCAAAAACAGGGGCAGTTTCATTTTTAGCATTGTCTATTTCATGGGGCAATTCAAATACACATAAATTGTTCAGAAAGATGTTTAAAGAAGCTCGAAAAGGAAATGCCCAAAATATCGAGCAGTATTATCGTTATAGTTTGCATTATAATTGCACTGATCTGCTTAGAAACATTGAGCTGCCGGTTTTGTTGGTTTATGGTAAGAAAGATAAATCATTTTATGATCACGCGAAACTACTGCATGGGGAATTGCCATGTAATGAATTAAAATTCATTGATAATGTAAAGCATCAAATTCCTACAAAAGCGGCGAAGGGGTTAAATGAAATGATTAAGCAGTTTGTTTTTACCCGTACCGAGATGAACAGAGAAGAAACTTTTTCTTTACCAGTAAAAAAGTAG
- a CDS encoding DUF2238 domain-containing protein, translating to MIREKSKMIHLFLLLIVTAVFIWSVIKPARYSTWAAEATPAVLGLIILIATYNKFRLTTLSYTIIAILAIIMFIGGHYTYSKVPLFNWIKDVFDLNRNHYDRFGHLIKGFFAIVIREILLRKTQLTEGPWLVTISISISLAIAALYEIIEWIAFKITKGGTAAKDFLGTQGDMWDAQWDMSLALVGSILALLTLSTLHNRLLKDNR from the coding sequence GTGATAAGAGAAAAAAGTAAAATGATTCATCTATTTTTATTATTAATTGTTACCGCAGTTTTTATATGGTCTGTTATTAAGCCTGCGAGATACTCGACATGGGCAGCGGAAGCTACTCCTGCCGTTCTCGGTCTAATCATTTTAATAGCAACGTACAATAAGTTCCGTCTCACCACTCTCTCTTATACCATTATTGCAATACTAGCCATTATAATGTTCATCGGCGGTCATTATACATACTCAAAGGTTCCTCTTTTTAATTGGATAAAAGATGTTTTTGATTTAAATCGAAATCACTACGATCGATTTGGACATTTGATAAAAGGCTTTTTTGCAATTGTGATAAGAGAAATATTATTGCGGAAAACTCAACTAACCGAAGGTCCTTGGTTAGTTACGATTAGTATAAGTATTTCGCTTGCTATCGCTGCATTATACGAAATCATCGAATGGATAGCATTTAAAATAACAAAGGGAGGAACGGCAGCTAAAGACTTTTTAGGTACACAAGGCGATATGTGGGATGCACAATGGGATATGTCGCTTGCCTTAGTTGGTTCGATTCTGGCTTTACTCACGCTTTCAACACTACATAATCGTCTATTAAAAGATAATCGATAA
- a CDS encoding small acid-soluble spore protein H — MNKQRAQEIAASPVMANVTYNGVPIYIQNVAENNETARIYPLNEPENEQEIPLSNLIEH; from the coding sequence ATGAACAAACAAAGAGCACAAGAGATTGCCGCTTCACCAGTCATGGCTAATGTAACGTATAATGGAGTTCCAATTTATATTCAAAATGTGGCTGAAAATAATGAAACAGCTAGAATTTATCCTCTTAATGAACCCGAGAATGAACAAGAAATTCCTTTATCCAACTTAATAGAACATTAA